A window of Branchiostoma floridae strain S238N-H82 chromosome 9, Bfl_VNyyK, whole genome shotgun sequence genomic DNA:
cagttcccactaatctttctcaccaaataACATTGTCTTGCTTGACTTGCACTtaaatgctcaaggcatgcataccttctgctactgccaaaatgaccctgtcaagaactccaaatcctcgcaaactacaatttcaaactcggtgcagagtgacataaggctgcagtatggttgcaatatgcagtgtttctgtgtcaacgggaccggaaatcttgtggccgtggccgcattggacaggtggccgcttaGCCTATTTCTTagtcattacgaatccaagggaccgacaaaaagtggccactatggccaggtggctgctatgcaaaggtggccgctaatacaggtttgactgtacttacatgtatcttcatcTTCAGGTACATCTTCGCAGGTGAATATGAGGACACAGTTGGCACCTGTGTAATGTTTGAGGAGGGGAGTCTGGATGAGGAGGAGGGAGATACCCAGCTGGCATACATGTGCCACACGGCCAAGAAACTAAACATGACAAGGTAGTCTTTCTATAATGTTGTTCTCAACGAACTCTGAACTAATTTGTTCCAAGAATAGCTTATACAGTTAGGAAATTTGTTTAAAATGAAGTACATAACTTAACTGATTTTTAAAATATGTGTAATCATAGTTGATCTATTTACCCAATCATAGTTAATCTATTTACCCAGGAGAAAGAAATCAGTGAAAATTCATTTTACTTTCATTTTACATGAACATGGATGTATAGTTTTGGGCCCATTTGGGTGTCTGCACCAAGCATGCAATTCCAGTGCAATATCTGCAACATTTTGAGTGATTGCAGTAAAACTTGGCATGTGTGTAAGGTGTTGGGCTCCTGATGATCAAGGGCTTCTGGTGAccaaccttggtactgcagcagaattatttttcttccattttttaaaaatctttggtcctgaacatgctatggtcctGAGGGAATAATTACATTCGTTAAAGATTGTGATAGTGTTGTGTAAACCATTGCAAAACATATCAAAGTTTGAAAGCAAATTTGCCCGGATTCTTGTCCACAGATCGTTCCTCACAAGCAAAAACGATGACACAGACGCCATGTCGTTTCTACGGGAGGACAATCCGTACCACCGGCGAGCGCTGAAGATCGCCTCCTCCTGCACCTTACATGTCAAACCTGACAAGTCTGCCAGCGAGGGGACCACATCAGACGGGAGAGAGGTACCCAGCAGTGGTGAGAAGCCGAGGGAAGGCACTGAAGATGTGGAGATGATAGAAGATGTTGGAACTGAGAAATTGAAACATGTAGAAAGTCATGTAAAAGACAGTCATGATACAATAGGTGATGAGACACAACCAGAGGAAGAAACAGTTAATGTAGAAAAAGAGCAAGAAAATTCCTCAGATAGATAATACTATTAtaacatatttatcataatGTTATATGTGTGTGGATGTGCTAGATAAAATCCAGTTGTCAACGTAATGAGTGAACAAAATCATGTGTGTTGTTCACACATAAACTCTCCCATTTGTATTCAGACAATGCCTATATTGttacataaaaatgtaaaaagttcatctgtgccaGTTACAGAAATGATTTTagtcacaccaaggaggttaaagaatgaTTATACACCATTACCATATCAAGCATTTTTAACCCTTGGCTTAAAGATAAAACATAATGCCATTGCCATTACaattacattgaaaaaaaaatatagaaatgttATCATTGTATGTCAAAAGATGTCTGCATTGACATTTATACGAGTATAAAATTCTACAGCAAAACTAGATTGTTCAACATTTGTATTTGATACAACATCGTacatcaaaatcatatcatagCCCTGATTGCACATCATAGCACAAgattgtttatacatgtacaaccaataaaataacaaaacaccAAGTTAAGTAACAAATAAATACCACCGAACTTTAAGAAAGCCTGCATGTTCAAGTTAAACACAAAAATATAGCTTCCTTGAAACAAGGATATATATGTCAACTCATTTTCCTAAGGTCAAGGAATACACAAACTTTTGTATGTTCAAAATATACATCTCACTTGTAACAAAAAATACATATGTAACTTTGTAAGCAAATATAGTTTGATGAAGGTGCGGGTTGATACATGACAACATCAGCGCATAAAACTGAGATTTTTCTTTTGATCAACataatagaatacaacacggtgtattccgtattacccgaggtaccagcccgaccgcgggtcagatcgccaaatcaggtattcgaactttcgatggcgctgcactcggcccgttcgaaacagttcgatttattcaaATGGAGCCCATGTGATACGactttcgaacctgtgtgatacgggaGTTATGGCCCGGTTCGGAACaaccgtatcgaacgttttcgcgtcacaggtatgacataaaatgagttatttaaAAAGGCTTCTATGTAACATTTAGCACACATTCCTCTGTGCTAATATTCCCATCACCTAGCTAACTATATTtcgccacaccaatttatttgcATGTTTACCAGACATATCTTGAAAAGAAAtcaagacaaaaacaacaacactgaaAGGAAAACTTAAACCTACCTATACTAACTCCCTGAAACTTTTTTTACATTGACCTGAcagaaactgtgtgtaccaaagCACACTGTTTTCCTTGATTTAGTTCATTTTCTAGCTCAGCTTTTTAAACtaatagcaaaaaaaatcaaatttgtgAGTAAATATTAGGATGCCTGCTGTTCTAGTGGTTTAAAGACAGGCTGCCCAGTTCTTTCTCTAAAAACCAGGAAACCAAGAAACCCTATGAGAGCCACAATGACCAAACAGCCGAACACGATCCCCACAACAGTCCCTCCGTCCATTGTCTGCACCTCCTCGTAAATCGCAGCACAGGagaagaagttcccgtcatcgTGAGCGC
This region includes:
- the LOC118422831 gene encoding general transcription factor 3C polypeptide 6-like — encoded protein: MAQKQDDAEAEEYEEIEDESLVLVELTGIIDSDFLRTGSGQCKFVGIDSEQPVLQMDRYIFAGEYEDTVGTCVMFEEGSLDEEEGDTQLAYMCHTAKKLNMTRSFLTSKNDDTDAMSFLREDNPYHRRALKIASSCTLHVKPDKSASEGTTSDGREVPSSGEKPREGTEDVEMIEDVGTEKLKHVESHVKDSHDTIGDETQPEEETVNVEKEQENSSDR